In Thermosphaera sp., a genomic segment contains:
- a CDS encoding amino acid permease: MGRVFKWYDIALWGIANSAASGLLIYSVQNLGRPGVFGADISLSYILGGVAFLPIVLSMIQVGMFVRDVGGPYVIISKAVSPYVAFISIIFYMFASGAVLTTGFLSSLSVEFISVPIYLAGYYSGNGFLTGLGMILNSTTSVMVFSVLIVSSIWIVNTGGYKVVRRMLYFTTLFPLGVLLVLYMVALVYPSALSLSGSDLIDFESIKAMVFNAQEALKNNIQPLHHAEARIATLNYAVVAFWSYLGLEIAGFLSGETREPEKSFIVGGLTSYIVIVASYLLAGSVVQAAGYDYLASYSYLYMHDPDLLLRFTVFEMVLRPSLFLPYYLAFRQPILVLGLGFAGFLFFYNTVLTSWASSLRAVHAISVDGLFPRSLGEFDPDKGVYPSANNVVYAGALAGLILGLISKEVPQFGLTMLRVFNFSYGVMLLFLGLALSIFGIVTFAGSGGGGVKYTRPKVASSVITGLLCFVIGLFIVASIGIGASVIDLVAVVTAGLAVSALLVLLINQSFKR, translated from the coding sequence ATGGGGAGGGTCTTTAAATGGTATGACATAGCTTTATGGGGGATAGCGAACTCTGCGGCATCTGGATTGCTGATCTACAGTGTTCAAAACCTCGGGAGACCTGGAGTATTTGGTGCAGACATAAGCTTATCCTACATCCTGGGCGGCGTTGCTTTTCTACCTATCGTATTATCCATGATTCAGGTTGGAATGTTCGTTAGAGATGTTGGAGGACCCTACGTGATTATTTCAAAAGCGGTATCTCCATACGTGGCCTTCATATCCATTATATTTTACATGTTCGCGAGCGGGGCGGTTTTGACGACCGGCTTCCTCTCCTCTCTCTCAGTCGAGTTTATATCAGTGCCCATTTACCTCGCAGGGTACTACTCGGGAAACGGTTTCCTAACGGGGCTTGGAATGATTTTAAACTCCACCACCTCGGTAATGGTTTTTTCAGTCCTAATTGTGTCTTCAATATGGATCGTGAATACGGGCGGTTATAAAGTCGTAAGGAGGATGCTATATTTCACGACCTTGTTCCCGCTTGGAGTTCTGCTCGTGCTCTACATGGTCGCGCTGGTTTATCCATCGGCTCTATCGCTCTCGGGGAGCGATTTAATAGATTTCGAATCTATTAAAGCAATGGTTTTCAACGCTCAAGAGGCTTTGAAAAACAATATTCAGCCGTTGCACCATGCCGAGGCTAGAATAGCAACTCTGAACTACGCAGTAGTGGCCTTCTGGTCCTACCTCGGCCTCGAGATCGCCGGGTTCCTCTCCGGGGAGACCAGGGAGCCTGAGAAATCATTCATTGTAGGAGGGTTGACATCTTACATCGTCATCGTTGCCTCCTACTTGCTTGCAGGCAGTGTTGTTCAGGCGGCCGGATACGACTACCTGGCATCCTACAGTTACTTATACATGCACGATCCGGATTTGCTGTTGCGCTTCACAGTATTCGAAATGGTTTTGAGACCATCGCTCTTCCTCCCCTACTATCTCGCGTTTCGTCAACCAATCCTGGTCTTAGGGCTCGGATTTGCGGGTTTCCTGTTTTTCTACAACACAGTGTTGACATCCTGGGCATCCTCCCTGAGAGCAGTCCACGCGATATCGGTTGATGGACTATTCCCAAGAAGCCTCGGCGAGTTCGACCCAGATAAGGGAGTATATCCTAGTGCCAACAACGTTGTTTATGCAGGAGCACTAGCTGGATTGATACTTGGGTTGATCTCGAAAGAAGTACCCCAATTTGGTCTCACAATGTTGCGAGTATTCAACTTCTCGTATGGAGTGATGCTACTCTTCCTAGGGCTTGCACTATCTATATTCGGGATAGTAACCTTTGCTGGTTCTGGAGGAGGCGGGGTAAAATATACTAGGCCGAAGGTAGCTTCATCAGTGATAACTGGATTACTGTGTTTCGTTATCGGATTGTTCATCGTGGCGAGCATAGGGATCGGAGCTTCTGTGATAGACCTTGTCGCAGTAGTCACCGCCGGGCTCGCGGTTTCTGCCCTGCTGGTTCTCCTCATAAATCAATCATTTAAACGCTAA